The DNA sequence GCGAGTCCCGGTCCATGGCCCCGACCACGGTCACCGCGTCGAGCACCTGCGCCGTCTCGGCCACCTGCAATGCCACCTCGGCGGGGGCGCCGGCTTCCACCGTCACGAGCCTCGCCCGCGGCGCCGTGCCCACCACGCGCGCCTCGACCACCCACGTGCCGGCTGGCAGGTCGCCGAACACAAACGCCCCGTCGCGCACCGACACCTCGCGCGCCAACGCTGGGACGAGGACGCGCCCCCCGGCGACCGCCTTGCCTGAGGTGTGCTGCACCACGCCGCGAATAACCGCAGCTCCCCGCTCCGTGTCGGCTCTCACGAGCCGCAGGTCGAGTCGGCCGATGCCGGTAGTCGGCAGCTCCACCACTGGGCCAACTACCGCGTAATGCCCGGGCGAAGTGACGTCGAGGGTCAGCGGTGCGTCGAGTGGCAATCCGCATAACACGTACGTGCCGTCGCTTTCCACGGTAGCGCTGGCGCGTTCGGTCACCATGCGCGCGTTTCCGCTGTCGAGCGCCAAGGCTCCCCACTCCATCTGCAACGTCGTCCCCGGCACCATCCGCTGAGTCACAACATCGCGAATCGTCCCGAGCAGTAGGCCACGATCAGCGGGCGAGCCCGGCCCGCACCGAAGCGCGCGCACGACGGAACTTGACGGGATTGCAAGGTCGACGCGCAGCAGGGTATCAACGTCGCTCACGGAGAGCGCGCGGACCGGCGTGTCGAGGCCCAACGCGGTAAGGGCCTCATGATCGAAACCTACTAAGTAATCGCCGGGCGGCACGTTGAAGAAGCGGTAACGCCCTGTCGCGTCGGTGTCCACTCTGCGCACCGCGCCAGCCGCATTTCGCCGCGCCAACTGCACGGAGGCATCGGCAAGCGGACGCCCGGCGACGGAGTCAAAGACCGTGCCCTGGATCACCGGGCGCGCCGTAGGTTCCTGGGCGGCTACCGCCGCGGCAGCAGCGACGATTACGACGCCGCGCATAGGTACCCGGCCCACGCCAAGCCTACCGAGGAATACGGCGGGCATTGCGCACGCGGGCCTCAAGATCCTCGGCGGAGACCACTTTCTCTAGCATCAAGACCCCATCCAAAATTACGGCCGGCGTGCCGGGTATCTTCAGATTCTCTTCGGCCGTTCGGTCGCGTTCTACTCGCGCGATTCGGCTCGTGTCGCGCATGCACACGTCATACCGTCCAAGATCTGGCAGCGAGGCTCGCCGAGCAAGTTCGTTCCACGAGACTATTCCGAGTGAATCCTGAGCCGCGTACAGGGCATGGTACATCGGCTCGAAGCGCCCCTGCGCAGCCGCACACTCGGCCGCCCGCGCGCTTGCATACGCGTATCTATGGTATTCGAGCGGATAGTGCCGGAACACGACCTGCAGCGCCCCCGGGT is a window from the Gemmatimonadaceae bacterium genome containing:
- a CDS encoding carboxypeptidase-like regulatory domain-containing protein; translated protein: MRGVVIVAAAAAVAAQEPTARPVIQGTVFDSVAGRPLADASVQLARRNAAGAVRRVDTDATGRYRFFNVPPGDYLVGFDHEALTALGLDTPVRALSVSDVDTLLRVDLAIPSSSVVRALRCGPGSPADRGLLLGTIRDVVTQRMVPGTTLQMEWGALALDSGNARMVTERASATVESDGTYVLCGLPLDAPLTLDVTSPGHYAVVGPVVELPTTGIGRLDLRLVRADTERGAAVIRGVVQHTSGKAVAGGRVLVPALAREVSVRDGAFVFGDLPAGTWVVEARVVGTAPRARLVTVEAGAPAEVALQVAETAQVLDAVTVVGAMDRDSRVLQDVLTRRRHYGGTFFLPGSDAMKFAFVTSDLLKEARALRWISPTRIVRVPNGCVALFVDDAYQPAGMEVLDLVAPLKDVLAVEAYPTIALAPIQYRHPFGCVDPRRPGHRDPPQAVVVVWTRRRF